The Clostridium cylindrosporum DSM 605 region TTTTTTAGAGTCAAGAATTAAGCTTCTTGGCTCTTTTATGAATGTAAATAAATATATATATTGTTAAATAAGGTTAAAGTGTGTATTCTTTAATAAAGAAATTTAATTTATGAGTTTAGGGGAGAGGTGTGTATGGGGAATATCATTGAAATCAAGAATCTAACCAAAAGCTATGGAAGACAAAGAGGAATTGTTAATGTTAATTTAACTGTTGAAGAGGGAGATATATTTGGGTTTATAGGTCCAAATGGGGCAGGTAAATCAACTACAATTAGAACACTTTTAGGTCTTATTTACCCAACAAGCGGAAGTGCAGAGATATTCGGAAAAGACTGTATTAAGTTTTCTAAGGATATTTTAAAGGAAGTAGGATATTTACCCTCTGAGGTATTTTACTATGATAATATGAAAGTTATTGATTTGCTTAATTATTCTGCTTCTTTTTATGCTAAGGACTGTAAGGATAGGATTAAGGAACTTTCAGATATATTAGAGCTTGATCTGAAGAGAAAGATTTCAGACCTTTCATATGGAAACAAGAAAAAGGTAGGTATTGTTCAAGGATTAATTCATTCTCCAAAGTTAATTATATTAGATGAACCTACTGGAGGTCTTGACCCTTTAATGCAGCAAAAGTTCTTTAACCTTATTAGGGAAGAAAATAAAAAGGGTGCAACGATATTGTTTTCTTCACATATATTAAGTGAGGTTCAGCACATTTGTAATAAGGTTGCTATTATTAAGGATGGAAAAATAATAAAGACTGAAAAGATAAGTACATTAAGAGAAAATACATATAAGAAAATATCAGTTGATGCAGTAGGGAATATAGATAATGATTATTTTAAAATAAAGGGCGTAGAGAATTTAAAGGTTAATAAGAATAATGCTAAGTTCCTTTATAGTGGAAATGT contains the following coding sequences:
- a CDS encoding ABC transporter ATP-binding protein — encoded protein: MGNIIEIKNLTKSYGRQRGIVNVNLTVEEGDIFGFIGPNGAGKSTTIRTLLGLIYPTSGSAEIFGKDCIKFSKDILKEVGYLPSEVFYYDNMKVIDLLNYSASFYAKDCKDRIKELSDILELDLKRKISDLSYGNKKKVGIVQGLIHSPKLIILDEPTGGLDPLMQQKFFNLIREENKKGATILFSSHILSEVQHICNKVAIIKDGKIIKTEKISTLRENTYKKISVDAVGNIDNDYFKIKGVENLKVNKNNAKFLYSGNVNVIMKLISELELYNVFIEEPDLEELFMHYYK